Genomic window (Ctenopharyngodon idella isolate HZGC_01 chromosome 20, HZGC01, whole genome shotgun sequence):
GTTATCACGTTCGCTTTACACGCGAAAGGTCCCCAGTTCGAAACTGGGCGGAAACAGGTGGAGGCTTTTGTAATATACATGCTGAACTGGCTCTCCAGTAAGAGGATGTCCACGCTACAAAGTCCTTACTTTTGAGCTAGGTGAAGGCAACCATACTAAGGAGCTCTAGACAGAATGTCATGCCGAAGGAGCTCTGTCCTGTTTGTGGAATTTTTCATTGACTGCCACTCTGCTTGCGGGGCAGATCATGGGATCATCCTGTCTTCGAAAAAGCACCCGAGGGCCTCTGAGAGGTCTCTGTAGTGTAGTGgtcatgaagctagaataaaacggGTTTCTTGTTTAGAAACAGAgtgtctgttctttcttttgatatattgcatgttcaaatattcataaaacaaaatattctgatggccataaaactttcaaattatcaaaaaacACAACGAATCACAACGACTAACATCTCTTCCTGATCCACAaagtgattcaatgacaaactCCTCTATTCACTTCGTTTTCCTCCTCTGACCAAAggattgataataataataatgtttattttatagttcCTTTTAACACACTCAAGGTTGCTTTAATATATAAGACAAGAAAAGGCAATAACAAGCAAATGTGAAGTCACAaatatcagaatcagaatgagcttGGTGACAGGAGCTTCCAGTGCAGAAGAAAGTACAAAGTACAGACATAGTGCAGATATACATAGGAATTACATAGTAGcaattaaatataacaataatgtaagaaaacaaaaaagtaaataatgcaaaaaatgcaGTAGTAGAAatatagagaaaaacatttctacTACTGTAATGGAATATTTCACCTGAACAAAATATtccattacagtttagtagtaATTTCTTCAGTGAGAAAAttgaaagcatcagaaatacaattgtaaatgtGCAAGCTTTGACATTGTtgtatgattcagcctcaattattgccactatagatcataaaatactcctagatcgactacaaaattacactggtatttaGTTACAGGcatgaaagggatagttcacccaaaaatgacaattctgtaatcatttactcaccctcaagttgttcaaaacctgtatgagtttctttgctCTGTTgagcacaaaataagatattttaaagaatgtgggaaactgaacagttctggggcaccattgacttccatagtatttatttttcctactatggaagtcaatggtgccccaaaggagcctggttacaaactttcttcaaaatatcttcctttgtgttcaacagaacaaagaaattcatacaggtttggaacaacttgagggtgagtaaatgatgacagaattttcatttatgggtaaactatccctttcatGCCTGTCactgaataccagtgtaattttgtagtcgatctaggagtattttatgatctatagtggcAATAAAGGTGGTTTAGATCGTACCTGTCAGACTGTTACCAAATTGtatatttaaacggggaaaaatctaagataacgtcAGTAAATTCAGGAGTGccacaaggatctgtgttaggccctctgctattttcaatatatatgctgccactCTGCAATATTATacgaaaacatggaattagtttccactgctatgccgatgatactcagttatatatttcatcacgACCAGGTGAAATCTCCAAATTATCCAaattgacagagtgtgttaaagaagtaaaacattggatgaccagtaattttcttctattaaattcagataagactgaggtATGTATTATTagaccaaaaacctgtacacagaatctctcagactacaatctgcatttagaaggatgtactgttactccatcctccacagttaaagacctgggtattatattagacagcaacttgtccttcgaaaatcatatttcatatgttacaaaaacagccttcttccacctcagaaacattgctaagatacggaacatgttatctgtttctgatgcagaaaagttagttcatgctttcatgacgtctagactagattactgtaatgcattactagctggttgtcctgcttcctcaataaacaagctacaattagtacaaaatgcagctgctagagttcttaccaggtcaagaaaatatgatcaaataacaccaattttatcatctcttcactggttacctattaagttccgtatcgattataaagtactgctaatgacctataaggctctaaatggtttagctcctgtgtacttaaccgatcttctatcgccctacaatccttcacgctctttaagatcacaaaactctggacttctggttgtacctaggatagctaaaggagggagagcgttttcacatttggctcctaaactctggaatagccttcctgataatgttcggggctcagactcactcacccagtttaaatctggattaaagacgcatctctttagccaagcgttcacataatgcatctcatatcctTGTACTCCAGTTATATCAGATCAAATGCACATGACTATATTTGCTTAATCTTATGAATCCcaaggtgactagagagtacatcagcttcagtttggatccagcctcttatgaaGACCTTCagatgaccagcacctgtgaaGAGACgacgccaactcctgcgaggacttcagatgacgcaaactctggatcaacatgcaaCAATGCAAATCTTTCTATATATGCTAAtcattgttaacatgtatttattacttacatgagctcattgtttctgccttaaattaacagattgtttaaattattagaTTGTCAGCTAACTGcgtgatttgtatatgtacatttctgaaattacataacttGCATCTCTGATTACTGATAACACTCCAAATTGATCATATATATAGCCTGTTCTTGAGCCTGGCTGTTCTGGTGCTCAGTGCTCTGTAACATGGAACAGAAatacacatcaaaataaaagtccagaTGACAAACAGAAATATGAACAATGTGACAGTCAAGGTTATTGTGGTTTTCAGCTAGGGAGAGAAGTTTCACAATGTATTTCAGTGAAAGAGTGAGCAGACATTGCTTAGGCCTTGGGAATGCatagatttatttaataaaattaatatgctGTACAAGATTGAAATGTTCAAACGCTGACATAAGCTCACTGGGTGTATATGATGAAATCACCAAGTAATAGTACAGAAGGACACATAGCAGGTTTTAATcgatttaatcatttattataaagtgGTCTATATATTCTACAGTGAAGGAACAACAGTCCACCTTGTAAAGCACTTTGCCATTTTCAGATAAATTTTAAGGCAGTATTAATAGGAAAGTCTTTTCTGCTGTCTGTGCCTTTAGTTTGTTTGTAAACATTAACTTCCTTTATTTCTTGTGTTTCAAAGCAAAGAGCGCATGTGTGAGTCTGAAACTGCATGTCTGCAGACAGACCCTTCTATtggttcctgaatgaatcagtggaTTTGAttgaatcggttgaatgaacATTGACTCAAAGGACTCAAAcgtaaatgcattttaaactcTGTGTAAATACGTGTCACTTGATAGGAATCTGTCAATACATAAAGTCCCGATGAAATAAAACTTTGAccattcttgttttgttgttttaatggaatattgcagtgtttattctaaattatttccatgcacatcattattgtgttaaattcatgttcctcataatcttgaatcagaataacgtCCCCTCGCTCTTACAGCGTctctgaactgaactgagctggacgatgacatcactgttttctccagagctgctgtatagataaattaactaaattattaatgatttttacaatggaatgaatcaacttaattaagctggacaatgacactattttcttagAGCTGTTGTACAgccaaaacaaactttgttacATAATTTTCCTGCTataagcactatataaataaaggtgacttgacttgattcccccatcctaaaatttaaaaggcagctataatttttttttttttgtaaaaaaccCCAGTTTATACTGTGACAAACAAATATAActaaatatgtgtaaaatattatttggaaaaatgtagtttttttatACACACTTCTgtactgtgttttatttatttgtttgtttgttttaatatatattttttattatttatttaaatttatttaattcatttattaatcttttttttttttaatctaatattggttatttatttataaatagcgaattttattataaatatctttaaacTTTTCCCTGGACCCCTAGCACCCCCTTGTGGCCCGAAACCTCTTCTGTAAAACAGATTGACGCTCCAAACTCCTGTCCACTAGGCGGCGGAAAAGCACGCCATAAAACACCGTGATAATTATGAGAAGAAGAGAAATGGCGATCTCCAGTGAATGTGTGGAGGGTCTTATAGGGACTTTCCGTGAGTCTTTAAAAGCGCAAGGTTTTGAAATTTATCCTTTTAAGGTAATATGTCTGACTCCATGAACATCATAAAAACAATCAGGCTCGATAATGACAGTATTTCACCCCTCTATATTGTAGTGGTGCATATATTATATGTTAAGTCTGTCCATGTGAAGCTGTAGTTCTGTTCATAagcagtcaaaaaaaaaaacatgtttagaCAACACAGTATGCTCTTATGAATCCAGCTCTGAATGTAACTAGTAAAACTCCCAGTTTGTATGTTTGTTACtgataatatttctgttttatggTAGGTTGGCTGGTACAATGCAGTGTTATCTCCTGCCCATCACCTCCCTTACCCAGCAGACACTCTGGCTGTGGTGGTCCTGAGCACTCCGTCCATGTTTGAGCGCTCGTTCCTGCCCTTCTTACGGAGCCAGTGCTGTGAGGGCCTCAGGGACCCCATAGATCAGTGCGCCGCACACACCGTCTCCTCCTGCGTCTCGCTGGTGTGATTCAGTGCAGTAACACTGCCTCACATTTATATTCCAGTTCACATCGTAACGGGACTCTTTTTGtgctttgatttttttctgtttttatctaGAGCAGGAGTTTACAGAATGCGTGAAAAAGATTAGAAAAAAGCAgtgtaaaaatgtgtgtgtgtgtgtgtatatatatatatataatataaaatatatgattaaactagcttaataaatttgattaaaataaaaaataattaaaataaataaataaacttaagtaaatcaataaattaagacatcagattaaaataaattctaaaaaaataaaattgatttgattaaattgatgcatttgattaaaataaatacatgaaaataaacatttgatataAATCAATTTGATAAACTAAATACATAAAACTtgacttaaataaaaataagaaagcagtgtaaaatgtaaaatatataaaataagattAAACTAAGTAACTACATAAATGAattgattaaattaatttgataaaaaaataattaatatacatctaaattacatttaacagtacttcaatgagtagaaaaatgcagtgatgtaaaagaaactaaatattttccacatttataataataattatacatgaaaatatacagCTTATTTTACATGTTAGGGAGGGGTCAAAGATTGAGAAGTTCTGATTATTCCTTTATCCGACCGAATGTTTTAATCTCTCTGTTTTCACTCAGTGTTTTCCCAGTCAGTCTGTGGATGTCAGTTATGATTATGAGATGCTGCCCAGCAGAAGACCCAAGTTTCTCGCACAGACTGCCGCCCACGTCTCAGGAGCAGCGTACTACTACCAGAAATCAGACGTCCACAGTTCACCGTGGGCTGATAAGGTCAGCCAGAAAAGATCTACAGACTACAGATCTACAGTCGATTCAAATATTTATCTTTGAATAATCTGAGAAATGCAAACACTGAACTCAGTGtacatgttaaatatttaaaatatatattttttacttaaaaaaaaccccaaaaccTCCCTGACTCTTTATGGATGCAGTCATGTGTAGAGATGTTTTCTGCTGGTCTGCAGTCCTCCAATTGTTTTCTCAACGTCTGTGCTAATGTCTAACATAAAGATATTGTCTGTTGTCAGTTTGCTTCCTAAAAGTCTTTGTGCTTATTCTACACAGAAGATGTTTGGAGTCTGTATACACCCCAAGCTGGGTGGCTGGTTTGCTATCCGAGCCCTGCTGGTCTTTAAGGATGTGCGAGCGGGAGCGGATCTTCAGCAGAAGGATCCTCCAGACTGCGTGTGCTCACAGGAGGACCGGATCGAACTGCTGGAGAGGTTTAACTTCCGCTGGCAGGACTGGAGCTACAGAGACATGGTGCCCACAGAGGAGAAGTACTCGGATCAGCAGAGGGAGTATTTCAGGACTCCTCCAGGACAGCGGGGGGAGCTGCTCAGACACTGGGGCTTTCTGACTGACACTGACACTGAGAAGCAGAGCTCCACGAACAAACAGGGCTGAATCTGCACAGTTTCTTAGCCGTTTTCCCAAAGATGTGTTCTGcttgaagcttgtttccaccacagaatgtttatatctcacaattcatactatttttctcagaattgcaagtttatatttgCAATTTGGACTACATAACtcgaaattgcgagtttatatctcaaaattctgcctttttttgtcagaataatcagaattgtgagataatttGCAatcaccttttttatttattattttgtgctggaaacaagcttccatacgcTCATTTTGAATGGCATATAATGTATTAAGACACTGTAAATGAACATTGTTTTTAGGTTTCACATTCTAGTCTCACTGTAATCGACATGCCAGTACAGAGAATATGTatgaacatttataaatgatcatttgtttgttcaattttaatttaataaaacaaagagaATTAGGGGTAAGTATGGGAAAGTTTACCCTTCAGCTTCAAGAGGTCTTGACATGCctaaattattttatacatttaattttattgtaattgtTTTGCACATAAACACTCATACATTTGCAAAACATGATTCTTTTCCGCCATcattctgacactgtcagaaacaCGGTTTTATCTTGTCGCTATAGGaagctttaaaataatttacttgtAAAGTTATAAAACAAGTTGAAATCAAtacttatttaataaatattttgcaataatgactgTTCGTTATCCTTTATTCAAGGAATGTtcttaataaagtaaaaaaaaaaaaaagatttgtccttaatatttttatgatgtcTTGTTCTGTAGCCACCCAAAGCCATGCTGTGTTGCAGAGATGGGCAatcaattaaatgtatttaaaatacatatttaattgctttggattattttgaaatttgtgtTTTGCTGGACAGAAAATAATCAAAAGGAATTTGTATCGTTGTACTTTCAGAAattgtattttgtgtatttaaaatgcatatatacttatgtttacacaacaacgatgtactaaaaacagaaacgtttttcctttgcattttttacGTACAGATGGCAATGTTGTCAAAAACGCtgtattcatgccaggccagtagttggcgatgtcactttgtaaagaaacattacgtgcctatagactgaaaaCGTAACGCatcgtttttgtagtttacgcGGAGATGCTAATTTAATctttttcaaaaacgtgcactttgaagcacgttttcaaaagttttttagGTCCCCAAAacagttgtcatgtaaatgaatggccaaaatgcataaaaaggttttttttttttttaatagttgaaaatggtgttgtgtaaacatccCCTTAATCAAGTATGTCAGTATATtcttaaataagaaaataactttaataaccaggcttaaagggatagttcacccaaaaatgaaaagtatcccatgatttactcaccctcaagccatcatagatgtatatgactttcttctttcagatgaacacaatcggagatatatttataatggtagtgaatggagcatgagattttgaagctcaaaaaagtgcctccatccatcataaaagtaatcaatacggctccagggggttaataaaggccttctgaagcaaagcaatgggtttttaaTAACTAGGATTTcgataagagaagaggagcttgtaTTGCTAAATGCTAAACGATGCCTTGACAAGaagttttaagtttaaaaactGTACAGattcaagatgcacaccagtaatgttttttaaggcacgtttataaagcAATATAAATGTCCTAATGAATCTAAACCccgtctgtgaaactgggcccttatgtgtcaaaagatcaaggaaattttgatttctcaattcatgacccctttaaggcaTAATCTGACAATATATATGATATTTCCAGTAGCGATGCAGAATTAAACAACACAAAGTTCATCACAACATGGTTATTATTGTGCTTGTGTACATTAGAAATTGTTTATGCTCAGTAAGTGCATGATTAtattatgcagttttttttttccttgcataAATGTTGCAATAGTTCAAACAATTctgaaatgtccaaataaaatatcaaaatataacaTTTCGGAGCTATGTAAATACAGTAGTCCAACCCCAGACCTAATCCTGTTGACATAACTGATCACCCAGAAGGCATGACATTTGGATTTACATTTATACCTTTAGCAGGACCTGACAAAGCGACTTACAGGAGAGGCGTGTAAGTGCATTGGTGTGAACGTGTTGGTGGTTAAGTGCTTGTGAAAGAGGTGTGTCTTCAGCTGCTTCTTGGAGGATGTGCTCAGTCCACCAGAGAGGGTGAAAGTTTTTGAGGTAGGGAGGTGCTGTTCCAGCGGCAGATCCTGAAAGCCAGTGTTAAAGCAGTCAGAGCACAAGCTCCAGAGTACAAGTTTTATGTCAGTTTCATGACCATCACAATGAGACAAAATGTCCACACTTATGACATTTCATTCACTCTTAAATCACGGGATTAAATCATGAACAATGGCTACTAATCAAAGAAAGATACTGTTTCCCCAAGAACTTCACAGCAAAATAGATTCAATCAAGTCGCTGACCTAATCATTCAGCTGATTCTATCATGTGGATCTGAAATTCACaatcataactttttttttttatgcaataagAAGGAAAAAAGGATCAGTTTTACAATCTACAGGAAACACATTCTACATGAAAGCAgccctttaagatttttttaagaatttctCTCCAGGCTCGCTTGTCTACTGGAAGAAACTGACTGCTAGAGTAGTGAGGTCTTGTCAGTGTGCAGAACCTCTcaaaaaagctttttaatgcattaaatactgATGCTTTAAGTGATCTAAGGTGATatattgtccatttttaacAGACATAAAATGTTCAATGTATCTTTTCAGTCACCAAGTGTACAGTTTAAAGATGGACAGATGAAGCCAAAGGTTGCAACCATTTTTagaacctctctctctctcgatacAGCATGCACCTATAAATGTTTGGTTGTCCTCAGTGACACCTGGGGAAACAGATGTGAAACCGTTATGTCACACGTGTACTCTGGTGCACTGGTGACTCCGACTATCCAAATACACTAGATGACACTGACCATATCGTGTCAAGTTAAACGTTACACAAGTTGCTCACTGCTCTTTCAAGTAATACATTATGTAAGAAATcgattttcttttcttataaACAAGATATGACAGTTactctatatattagtatagcACATACTTTGTATTGTATTGAATTGACCCCTAAAGGGTACATATTATGGCCATGGGTCTGCTTCCTAGGGAATGCATGAattgataaaatgtttaattcgatgtaagtcactttggataaaaatgtCTGCCAAATGCGTGAATGTACAAATTAGTGCCCTTCGAGTGACAAGTGTACCTCTAAGTGTACagtattatgaaaatgtttctgttcatcaaaatgtaaaataaaacaagtagAAAATATTTCTAGAAAATATCTCTTGTATGCATCAGTCCCCACCCACACACTCATTTGGTCCTGTCTCCATTTGGGACCAAAGTCCTGTATTTGCTCTTAGCTTAAAGCCCCTGTGCTGACCACAGGACTTCAGCAGTCCAGCTAGATTCCCAACTAGATATGGATTTCATCGGAACGGTGGGAGCTGTAGTCGTGTTGGCTGTGCTCGGCCAGGCAGCAGTAGTGACTGAGAATGGACTTCCTATTCAGTGGGAAAAAGCCCCAAGCGAGCTCTCCCAGCTGCCCACAGTAGGCGGGGTGATCCAGGTAAATCCATGGGACTACTTGCAGAGGATGGCTTTGTACAAGCTGCTGATCAATTCTACGGATCCCTACATGAGCTCCATGGGCCCTGGAGAAAAGGAGAATCCTCTGTGGAGTCTTCCTCTGCAGCTGGGCTGGAAGCTCAAATCAGGTATGATGTATTTACCACTGCGAAAGAACAATAGGAAACAAGCCCTGTATGACTAGTGAGAGTTGTTTGAACCTAAACAGTGTCTTTTGTTTAGTATCTGAATCAAATTAGACAAATGTTCCAGTTATGAGGTACACTTACACCATTTATATCACTCCGATTGCAGCATATGCTGCGGCAAGTGTCATGGCTGACGAGCAAATCACTATAATTTTTTACGAATACTAATGTTATTGTGTTATGGAATgcagttttaagagtttttaggcaagaatgtagttatttacaCCTCAAAAATGTGACGTTTATATAAACAGCGCCTATTTGACAATTTATTTAGACGTTTTGGGAGATGTGAGCTCTGGGccgtcagcggccgttcagtgctcatgtacccaccgagaacagcttcatctcggccagttcTTCAGGAATTTGCCGCTgactcttatgtagatagtgtttaaacatgaggtgTATCATTCATTTTCAGTATATCAATTAATTTTTCCAGAGCACATCGATTTGGCTTAAAAcaaagtttcataactttatatttttatttaactgaagTCCTGTACTATAACTAGCGCTGCTTTTGTActtttgactgaactgtttatTTTCTATTATACAAACTTCTAATACTTTATAACGgctaatattgtttatttaaatattattgttcaataaatgatattttatataaataatatgccgtATTTGGTATTGATTTCTACTTCAgcgaaagttacattattacaccattaggtggcagcaaagactgtctttatgagtgagtcagtagcaaagacttttatattgaaagggGCTGAAACAAGTTTGTAAACAAAGACGTTTTTGCTTCAAACAAGATGCAACttacaaatgcattgactagcgctgccatgggaaatccccttaactgttaaaaggacaaagacaaagatatcgctttcctcagaggacattcaaactgattttgtgattatgaatataagatcCCGTTTGATATACTGAATGatatacctcatgtttaaactatctacataagagccagcagcaaattcccgaaggactgtctgagatgaagctgttctcggtggGTACATGAGTGCTGAACGGCCGCTGACGACCCGGAGCTCCCATCTCCCAAAACGTCTAAATAAATTGTCAAATAGGTGCTATGTTTAAGTtgcatatttgaggtctaaataactatATTTTCGCCTAAAACCACATTCTGTGACATAACAgtatatttgtaaaattatgGTGGTTTGTTCATCCgccatgacactcgctgtgagaaatgctgcaagcggagtgatacaaacggtgaaacggTTCTGGTGGTGATACTGgtagaatatcgcatggctggaaagggctctcagccaatcagattcgagaaccagaatgaactgttgtataaaatacaataagcttcaatgatGCAACTCAGCGTTCCTTCATTGTTGGTTTTAAAGtgatgttttagaattagtaacggaggcttgggctcatCTGTTAAACCCTTTTCTGATGGTGCCCCAGTTgaaaagcaaggtccataaagactgTTGGATGAGTTTGGTGAGAAATTGAATTGCTGAGGAAATGTATGAGTGAGGAAattcagctcagttcagtatgttaatataaaaaaaggACTTAAGTTTCAATTTACATTGTAGGCCGGTTGATTGACCCAAGCCCTGCCACTACCAGCACTTGTGGATTGGAAAGTTCGGAACCGGTTCGCATCTGTCCTCTCAGCTGGTATGGATGTAAGTGCAGCTCTACATTTGCACCACTAGATAGACATAAAGTCAAAGCTACCTTTTCTAAAATCCATCCTGTATTTTCTCATTTTGTCTCTTACACTCTCTGCAGGTATAAACTACTATCTGTCCGTGCTTCCGTTCCTGGCAGCAGTTCAGACAGGTGTGGTTGGGAAGGGTGAGGTTCAGGTGCACATTCAGGTTCCAGCGGAGATGGCTCAGGATTACTGCTCCAGCTACACAGACTGCTCCACCAAACACCCTGATGCCATGGCCAAATGGCAAACATTTTTCCaggtgtcattattcagcttctgtcactctctctctttggatgcaaataaatattcacatttgTTCAGTTAGCAGATGTTTCTTtttccaaagtgacttacaaatttGTGATACTGACCGTGTTAACGTCTTCGTACAGAAGGTTGTTCAAACTTGTGTGGGTAACTCCAGATCAGG
Coding sequences:
- the mmachc gene encoding cyanocobalamin reductase / alkylcobalamin dealkylase, which translates into the protein MRRREMAISSECVEGLIGTFRESLKAQGFEIYPFKVGWYNAVLSPAHHLPYPADTLAVVVLSTPSMFERSFLPFLRSQCCEGLRDPIDQCAAHTVSSCVSLCFPSQSVDVSYDYEMLPSRRPKFLAQTAAHVSGAAYYYQKSDVHSSPWADKKMFGVCIHPKLGGWFAIRALLVFKDVRAGADLQQKDPPDCVCSQEDRIELLERFNFRWQDWSYRDMVPTEEKYSDQQREYFRTPPGQRGELLRHWGFLTDTDTEKQSSTNKQG
- the LOC127502707 gene encoding protein leg1a-like; the protein is MDFIGTVGAVVVLAVLGQAAVVTENGLPIQWEKAPSELSQLPTVGGVIQVNPWDYLQRMALYKLLINSTDPYMSSMGPGEKENPLWSLPLQLGWKLKSGRLIDPSPATTSTCGLESSEPVRICPLSWYGCINYYLSVLPFLAAVQTGVVGKGEVQVHIQVPAEMAQDYCSSYTDCSTKHPDAMAKWQTFFQSLQQISESEDTDFNKKDQILGLMWAAEEESLETATVACSERQKLYSSPEVRFGQSWLSSAPYVAAARFHASIERSEKFMAPLPSRVLQESDSPPNIADLSAEENHTLYVFSWMSSVNKLLGGSLLNLWRSAMCSAQAREKGQALLHDLVLDPKFPGTSLMSILTEMGTSC